In a single window of the Dryobates pubescens isolate bDryPub1 chromosome Z, bDryPub1.pri, whole genome shotgun sequence genome:
- the TMEM60 gene encoding transmembrane protein 60: MRMSLAQRVLLTWLFTLLFLIMLVLKLDEKAPWNWFLIFIPVWIFDTILLVMLIVKMAGRCKSGFDPRNGSQNLKKKAWYLIAMLLKLAFCLALCAKLQQFTAMKLAYVFIPLWALLIGGMVELGYNIFYVRRD; encoded by the coding sequence ATGAGAATGTCCTTGGCACAAAGAGTGCTACTGACATGGCTTTTTACCTTACTCTTCCTGATTATGCTGGTGTTGAAGTTGGATGAGAAAGCACCATGGAACTGGTTCCTCATTTTTATTCCAGTCTGGATATTTGATACTATTCTTCTAGTTATGTTAATTGTGAAAATGGCTGGACGCTGCAAGTCTGGCTTTGACCCTCGCAATGGCTCCCAGAACCTCAAGAAGAAAGCTTGGTATCTCATTGCAATGCTACTCAAGTTAGCCTTCTGCCTTGCCCTCTGTGCTAAGCTCCAGCAATTCACTGCAATGAAACTAGCCTATGTCTTTATCCCTTTGTGGGCCTTGCTCATTGGAGGGATGGTTGAACTTGGATATAACATCTTCTATGTACGGAGAGACTAA